The Synchiropus splendidus isolate RoL2022-P1 chromosome 5, RoL_Sspl_1.0, whole genome shotgun sequence DNA window CCTCTGCCCGCTGAGTGATTGTCGAGCCACTGATGCACAGCTGAAGTCAAGTCAAAAACCCTTGTCAGGGTGGAGGATCAAATTAGGTTCAGCTGGAGGAGTCTGACCAcctgtggaacaaacattatagaAATGCTTAGAGACATAGAAGGTTAAGATGTCCTGACTTGGATACGTAAGTATTGCAGATGTTTACGTGGGACCAGAGAGAGAAAGCAAAGGCCGGCCTTGTTGTATAATTGATGGACTACCACATCTGTGTCCATAAAAAATGACCGCTTTATTAGTAAAGCCGCATCACGCGTGCTACTCAACTTGTTAAGAGACTTGGGTGTTCATACAGACTGTGACTGTGTAATGTTTGGTCAAGTCCTTCTCCTCATCTCTTTTCTTGTGCCTGGGATGTAGGTTCTCGGTACTGCAGGAAAAGCCGGCTCGTCTTTGACACCTCTGCAGTTTGACCAGCCAGCTGAGATCTTTGTCCATGAGTCCGGTGAAATGTACATCGTGGACGGTGACGGTGGGATGAACAACCGTCTTATCAAACTGTCCAAAGACCAGGAGGTGATCTGGATGCATGGGGAGAAAGGTTCAGGCCTGAATCAGTTCTACATCCCGCACAGTGTCACTGTGGATACAGCACAGAGGGTATGGGTGGCCGACCGTGGAAACAAGAGGATTCAGGTTTTCAACTCCATCACTGGGGAATGGTTGGGCACATGGGGGAGCTGCTTCACCGAGGACGCCCCCTACTCTGTTCGCCTAACGCCAGACAAGAAGTACTTCATCGTCGTCCAGCTCAACACCAATCAGATATCGGTGCTGCACGCTCCCCCTGTAGGCTTGATCGGACAGTGCAAGGTGGTCAGTGTGATCCAGCTGGCCGATGAGGTCAAGCCCCATCTGGTGGACTTGGACCTGAAGACGGGGGCCCTGTACGTGGCAGAGATTGGAGCCCAGCAGGCTCAGAAGTTCATCCCCTTCAGTCTGGGTGAAGGTTTGGGAAACTACATGTGAGCACCATCACAAAGGAGTATGACTCAGCAGTGAGAGCAGCTTGGAAATAGTGGGTGTAATATACAGCACGCAAGCTTGTGTGTCCGCCTGCCttggtttgttttcctgttgaATGATTGACCAAAACCAGAATACAATATATGACAATAGAATgaaggcagtctaatctaatctaatgatcTACATTGTTGCAATCTATGATGTATGTAAATTTATACACCTGTCTTAAATACAATAGAATCTGACAGCAAAATGTTGTAACCTATgtaacattgttttttatttttactctttCTTGGTGCTTGTGTTTGCTTATGTTgaccaagcacacacacacaaaactgagGGTGTTCATCTTCTGCATGTTGCCATCGCGTGATGAAGTCACAAAGAGATCAtgtgataaatacatttatggATCCACTTTGATGAGTCTAAAAATACGTCAAGTAATGCTGGAGTTCTGGACTATCCTGTGTGGGTAGTCACTCTTGGGAGACGAGCTTTGCAACATTAGAGCGTCTATcatgttttgttctgttgttaATGTGGTTTAGTTCAATTCTAACCATAATTCTCTTGAAGCTGAATTTATTTAGGCCTAACCACAATTAGGAACAGAGGATGGGCTGCTCCTGATACCCTTGCTGACCTTCATAACAAGCGTCCTAGTTGACTGCTGTGCAGCTCATCCACTATTTTACCAGTCTTGCACTAAAAGGGAGATGATGGTTTCTcctataagaaaaaaaaaacagctctttgaataaataaagggaACAACGTTGTACAGTCTCGCAATAAGCTACGCGTCATACCACTGTTGTGGAACATTTATTTCCCTGCTCACCGATACATCAGCCTTGTGAGTTTGGTCTGTAGACTGCCGAGTCAGTCTAATGGGGATTTTCTCACTCCTTCGTTCAGTTAAACAAGATCATTTGATCTCAAAAAATGCATGTCTCACCATTTAGCCATCTATGAATATAATTTATCTTACACGTTTGTTCTTGTACTTTACTAGCTCTGTTGTATTGGAGTGTATCAGCCATCGAACGAAAAAGTTAAATGAACTTGCCGCTCTAGCATAGAAGAAGCTCCGATCTgcactgctgtgatgtcatcagtctgtgacaaatgtgtttattgtaatcaacagatatattttttagattttttgaCACTTTGACATGAACCATATATTGTATGCAGATCTATGGTTTGAGTCGTTTTGTTGGTGGTGTAAATGCTCTCCTCAAATACAGCTTCCCTGCTTTCAGGGAGCATTTTTATGATTGTATCACAAATAATAATCACTTTCAAATGCACTTCtaaaattgttttgttgtttgtgatcAGATGTTAAAGATGTATCACAGAGTTTTGTAACACTTGTGGGAAATTGTGACGGGTGTTGTGAGCCTGATCATTTGTGCTCAATAATGGTGCCATAATAAAGATTTTTGGTTGAACTTGGTGTTTCGTTTGTTTCGTGACCCACAGGCTTCGATCCCTGTCATGTACAATATAATCTGCCTTTTTAAAAAGTCTATGTGACCTCCATGTTCAGACCAGACATCCATGTTCGTGCAAACACCTacttcaaagttaaggaaccTGTCATATGTTGAAGTAAATTCGAGAGTATGAATTGTGACACAAAATAAAGGGGTTGTGTGGACATGAATGTGACTTGGTGGAATTAGAACAAGCAGCATCTCCTCTTGTAGCAGTGCGCGTCAACCTAGGTACTGACTCGTGTCCATGTGAATCGCAAACAAATCTCATTGAAGAAGCtgtttttggatattttttggACATATCCTCCTCATATGGACCCATGATTAAATTTGATTGAGGCCTTAATAAccaatatactatatatatactacacATAGTCCATTCCAGCTGTCTTCAACTGACCTGAATGCATTTTAAACTCCAGAGACGCTTCTTTCTTTAGCTGTGAAATCAGGAGCCATTGTCCTTCCCACTATGATACATCTGCTTTAGACTGCACCcgttcagtttcagttttgacCGCTAGAGTGCGCTACTTGACAACAGCCAGTCTTCTCGTTCTGTCCAGTAAGAAATGTAAACCCCATGACAGCGCAATCATTTACCAGTTTTTCTTCACCCAATCATTTCACATgaaactttattgccatggtcagtggggatcccatcatctaggaaagtgctttggattaaagtgctgttattaataaaatataataatattaataatattttaaggATGTCTGCAAACGCTACATGTATGTttgtataaaataaatgcatatacATATAGATTGCATAAAATAAAGATAAGGTATTATAGGACTTGATTAGTTCAAGAATATTCAGTTTTTCTCCATATGAAGCTATACTGAGTCGACCCACTCATCTTGCATGTCTTGCTTTTGAAAGCCAAAAATGCATCCTAGCAGAATTTCAAAACCTTCCCAGGTTTGGATAGTTCAACCTGAGACTGGTCTTTTGCACTGCAAGCACAACTCGCAGAGACGGTGCTGGAGGAGATGGTGGTGTCCACCGTGGAAGACTAAGTGAACAGCATTATAGCAAGGGGTGTAAAGAATCCT harbors:
- the LOC128759297 gene encoding NHL repeat-containing protein 3-like; this translates as MSKKRGHPWLMLCAMALLVVLMMVLYGAMGRQHHTTGTTFRNDYQLMGRPLYKLDLDWPRNPELFNGQVYGVAVDQYAQVVYVAQRGDNVPKVLVFSTEGEFLMHWNTTTLEMPHGIFLADAASKKPTVWITDVGDGPYGHTVKQYSPSGTLLQVLGTAGKAGSSLTPLQFDQPAEIFVHESGEMYIVDGDGGMNNRLIKLSKDQEVIWMHGEKGSGLNQFYIPHSVTVDTAQRVWVADRGNKRIQVFNSITGEWLGTWGSCFTEDAPYSVRLTPDKKYFIVVQLNTNQISVLHAPPVGLIGQCKVVSVIQLADEVKPHLVDLDLKTGALYVAEIGAQQAQKFIPFSLGEGLGNYM